The following proteins come from a genomic window of Hoplias malabaricus isolate fHopMal1 chromosome 15, fHopMal1.hap1, whole genome shotgun sequence:
- the LOC136668253 gene encoding T-box-containing protein TBX6L-like, with amino-acid sequence MQQITDLKHSSTVVHSPSMACAADPYQHVNIRMNLENSELWKSFHEIGTEMVITKSGRRMFPYCNISLSGLIPYAKYVIMVDMVPVDNSRYKWNNEQWEMAGKAEPQPPCRTYVHPDSPALGSHWMKQSISFLKLKLTNNPLDQRGHIILHSMHRYQPRFHVVQAEDLYSVQWSVFQTFTFPETTFTAVTVYQNNKITKLKIDHNPFAKGFREEGTHGKRYRAQRSQMCLESSSKKLKTSQKEPEPETDLLRLPYDPRREETEGLLVSKEVPMVQDERMSPWGAEQDSAQGLHSEGAMDYSSSEQLVPGQANYQPNRVNEFERMPSPSTCVDGPAEHHSFESRTTDMATVPEHELSRPLPTMSMGTPQCRALDVSMTHNIPVCSKRRPGISGHPLYGHYNTEQPLGHWNGALPVQYPNPPYSHPHHLMSEHSLNPSGYHQSSVSEWSQYSLFSYSC; translated from the exons ATGCAACAAATCACTG ACTTGAAGCATTCATCAACAGTGGTTCATTCACCATCCATGGCTTGTGCAGCTGACCCTTATCAGCATGTAAACATTAGAATGAATCTGGAGAATTCAGAACTCTGGAAGTCCTTTCATGAGATTGGCACTGAGATGGTCATCACCAAATCTGGCAG GAGGATGTTTCCATACTGCAACATCAGTTTGTCTGGACTTATACCCTATGCTAAATATGTCATCATGGTGGACATGGTGCCGGTGGACAATTCTAGATACAAG TGGAATAATGAGCAGTGGGAGATGGCAGGGAAAGCGGAGCCGCAGCCACCCTGCAGGACTTATGTCCACCCAGACTCTCCTGCTCTGGGCAGCCACTGGATGAAGCAGTCCATTTCCTTTCTCAAGTTGAAGCTAACCAATAACCCACTGGACCAAAGAGGCCAT ATCATTCTACATTCAATGCATCGCTACCAGCCTCGCTTCCATGTGGTGCAAGCTGAAGACCTTTACAGTGTACAGTGGAGTGTATTTCAGACTTTCACATTCCCTGAAACCACCTTCACGGCAGTCACGGTCTACCAGAACAACAAG ATTACAAAGCTGAAGATAGACCACAACCCCTTTGCGAAGGGCTTCAGAGAAGAAGGAACTCATGGCAAAAG GTACAGAGCACAAAGGAGCCAAATGTGTCTAGAGAGTTCTTCAAAGAAACTAAAGACTTCACAAAAGGAGCCAGAGCCAG AAACAGATTTGCTTAGGCTCCCATATGATCCTCGCAGAGAGGAAACAGAGGGCCTGTTGGTCTCCAAAGAGGTTCCCATGGTTCAGGATGAGCGCATGTCTCCTTGGGGGGCGGAGCAGGATTCTGCCCAGGGTCTACACAGTGAAGGAGCAATGGACTACAGCAGCTCAGAGCAGCTAGTCCCAGGACAAGCCAACTACCAACCCAACAG AGTCAATGAGTTTGAGAGGATGCCCTCACCTTCTACCTGCGTAGATGGCCCAGCTGAGCACCACAGTTTTGAATCGAGAACCACAGATATGGCTACTGTCCCTGAGCACGAACTTTCAAGACCCCTGCCCACTATGAGCATGGGCACACCACAGTGCAGAGCCCTGGATGTCTCCATGACCCATAACATCCCTGTGTGCTCAAAACGCAGGCCAGGAATTAGCGGTCACCCTCTCTATGGCCATTACAACACAGAGCAGCCGTTGGGCCACTGGAATGGAGCTCTCCCTGTGCAGTACCCAAACCCGCCTTACTCTCATCCACACCATCTTATGTCGGAACACAGCCTGAATCCCTCTGGATATCACCAAAGCAGTGTGTCAGAGTGGAGTCAGTATTCACTCTTCTCATATTCCTGTTGA
- the pgam2 gene encoding phosphoglycerate mutase 2: MTAVYRLVIVRHGESSWNQENRFCGWFDADLSEKGMEEAKRGAQAIKDAGIKFDICYTSVLKRAIKTLWTIMEGTDQMWLPVVRSWRLNERHYGGLTGLNKAETAEKHGEEQVKIWRRSFDIPPPPMDKDHPYHKIISESRRYKGLKEGELPTCESLKDTIARALPFWNDVIVPEIKAGKNVLIAAHGNSLRGIVKHLESMTDAAIMELNLPTGIPIVYELDKDLKPVKPMQFLGDEETVRKAMEAVAAQGKVKK; encoded by the exons ATGACTGCAGTTTATCGTTTGGTCATTGTGCGTCATGGTGAAAGCTCCTGGAACCAGGAGAACCGTTTCTGTGGCTGGTTTGATGCCGACCTCAGTGAGAAGGGCATGGAGGAGGCCAAGCGTGGTGCCCAAGCGATCAAGGATGCAGGCATTAAGTTTGACATCTGCTACACCTCTGTGCTGAAGCGTGCCATCAAGACCCTGTGGACCATCATGGAGGGCACTGACCAGATGTGGCTGCCCGTGGTGCGTAGCTGGCGCCTGAATGAGCGGCACTACGGCGGACTGACTGGTCTGAACAAAGCCGAGACTGCAGAAAAGCATGGCGAGGAGCAGGTGAAAATCTGGAGGCGCTCCTTTGACATCCCTCCTCCACCCATGGACAAGGACCATCCCTACCACAAAATCATCAGTGAG TCAAGGCGCTATAAAGGTCTGAAGGAAGGTGAACTCCCCACCTGTGAGAGTCTGAAGGACACCATTGCACGCGCTCTGCCCTTCTGGAATGACGTCATCGTCCCTGAAATCAAAGCTGGCAAGAATGTTCTCATCGCAGCCCATGGCAACAGCCTGCGTGGCATTGTAAAGCACTTGGAAA gCATGACAGATGCAGCTATCATGGAGCTAAACCTGCCCACTGGCATTCCTATCGTCTACGAGCTGGACAAGGACCTGAAGCCTGTGAAGCCCATGCAGTTCCTTGGGGATGAGGAGACTGTACGCAAGGCCATGGAAGCTGTTGCTGCCCAAGGCAAGGTGAAGAAGTGA
- the nefla gene encoding neurofilament light polypeptide: MSSAGYDPYFSSSYKRWYVESSPRAPARSRSRTVYSSHTSPLSSARLHYASPGRTTSASMLLSSPAHSVELDLCQAAQVSSEFRAVRTQEKAQLQELNDRFAGFIERVHELEQQNRALEAELMLLRQRHGEPSRLRALYEQEARSLRAAVDEARLEKQAALSQRDHMDETLRALQGHYEKEVLAREDAENKLLEARKEADDGALAQVELEKRVSTLLDELTFLKKVHEGEISELQAQVQYGAQIAVETETTKPDLSSALKDIRSQYERLAARNMQAAEDWFRGKVGHLTETVAHHTEAVKSSKDEAGEYRRQLQACVLEIDACKSLNDSLEKQLRDMEDKQSAEIAAMQDTISELENELRATKGEMARYLKEYQDLLNVKMALDIEIAAYRKLLEGEESRFSVGVAGGLASAYSMGPAYTRPMYSVQSTLSSAAPYLLSSRLISSTLSAEPTGDEKEEEAEEEEEKAEEEEEEEEKVEEEEKEEEEKEEEEEGKEEAEEKEEEAEEGEEEATAEAAEEEEEKEEKEGGEEEEEAKEGEEEEEAKKGEEEAEAEKEEAAEEEGEEEGAEEEGEGEEGEKDEEKGDDKEETETDSGKEKDDAEAEAKPEKDDTEAAKEKQEAEPEAAKEKGKAEPEPVKEKAETKPEPVKDKAKEEPEKTKPKEKAEPEKPKSKDEGDKAKGEAKESAKQEPEKKKEEEKPKAKK; encoded by the exons ATGAGTAGCGCCGGTTACGACCCCTACTTCTCCTCCTCCTACAAGCGGTGGTATGTGGAGAGCAGCCCTCGGGCACCGGCTCGGAGCCGCTCCCGTACCGTCTACTCCAGCCACACTTCCCCTCTCTCCTCGGCCAGACTGCACTATGCCTCCCCTGGCCGAACCACCTCTGCCTCAATGCTGCTGAGCAGCCCGGCCCACTCTGTGGAGCTGGATCTGTGCCAGGCAGCCCAAGTCAGCTCCGAGTTCAGGGCAGTGCGCACCCAGGAGAAGGCCCAGCTGCAGGAGCTCAATGACCGCTTTGCAGGCTTTATCGAGCGAGTCCATGAGCTGGAGCAGCAGAACCGTGCCTTGGAGGCTGAGCTGATGCTCCTCCGTCAAAGGCATGGAGAGCCATCACGTCTCAGGGCCCTGTACGAGCAGGAGGCCCGAAGCCTAAGGGCTGCAGTGGATGAAGCACGCCTGGAGAAACAGGCCGCACTCAGCCAGAGGGATCACATGGATGAAACCCTGAGGGCCCTCCAGGGTCACTATGAGAAGGAGGTCCTGGCCCGTGAAGATGCAGAGAACAAGCTTCTGGAGGCCCGGAAGGAGGCGGATGACGGTGCCCTGGCCCAGGTAGAGCTGGAGAAGAGGGTCAGCACCCTTTTGGATGAGCTAACCTTCCTCAAGAAGGTCCATGAAGGTGAGATCTCAGAGCTGCAGGCGCAGGTCCAGTACGGGGCGCAGATTGCCGTGGAGACTGAGACGACCAAGCCTGACCTGTCCAGCGCCTTGAAGGACATCCGTTCTCAGTATGAGAGGCTGGCAGCCCGAAACATGCAGGCCGCTGAAGACTGGTTCCGGGGAAAAGTGGGGCATCTGACAGAGACCGTGGCCCACCATACCGAAGCAGTGAAGAGCTCCAAGGATGAAGCAGGCGAGTACCGACGCCAACTGCAGGCCTGTGTCCTAGAAATTGATGCCTGCAAAAGCCTCAACGACTCTTTGGAGAAGCAGCTGAGAGACATGGAAGACAAGCAGAGTGCAGAGATTGCGGCCATGCAG GACACAATCAGTGAACTAGAAAATGAACTAAGAGCTACTAAAGGTGAGATGGCCAGGTATCTTAAAGAGTACCAGGATCTCCTCAATGTCAAGATGGCCCTCGATATTGAAATTGCTGCTTACAG gAAACTCTTAGAGGGTGAGGAGTCTCGCTTCAGTGTGGGTGTGGCAGGAGGTTTGGCCAGCGCTTACTCGATGGGCCCTGCCTACACACGGCCCATGTACTCTGTACAATCCACTCTGAGCTCTGCTGCCCCCTACCTGCTCAGCTCTCGCCTAATCAGCTCCACCCTCTCCGCTGAGCCAACAGGAGacgaaaaggaggaggaggcagaagaggaagaggaaaaggcagaggaggaggaggaagaggaggaaaaagtagaagaagaagaaaaggaggaggaggaaaaggaggaagaggaggaaggaaAGGAGGAagcagaagagaaagaagaagaagcagaag AGGGTGAAGAAGAGGCTACAGCTGAGGCtgcagaggaggaggaagaaaaggaagaaaaggaaggaggtgaggaggaagaggaggctaAAGAGGgcgaagaggaagaggaagctAAAAAGGGTGAGGAGGAAGCAGAGGCTGAGAAAGAAGAAGCAGCTgaggaggaaggagaagaggagggtgctgaggaggaaggagagggggaagagggagagaaggatgAAGAGAAAGGAGATGATAAGGAGGAGACTGAGACAGATTCAGGAAAAGAGAAGGATGATGCTGAGGCAGAAGCAAAACCAGAGAAAGATGACACAGAAGCAGCCAAAGAGAAGCAGGAGGCTGAGCCTGAGGCAGCTAAAGAGAAGGGTAAAGCAGAACCTGAGCCAGTTAAAGAGAAAGCTGAGACAAAACCAGAACCTGTTAAAGACAAAGCCAAAGAGGAGCCAGAGAAAACCAAACCCAAAGAGAAGGCTGAGCCCGAAAAGCCAAAGTCAAAAGACGAAGGAGATAAAGCCAAGGGTGAGGCGAAGGAAAGTGCCAAACAAGAGccagaaaagaagaaagaggaagaaaagccCAAAGCAAAGAAATAA